CTGCATTTCTATCTGCGTCTACTATGCAGAAATGACTTGTTCCATGATCTCTGAGCTGACTCCACCTGGTTAATTATGAGCTGAAAAAAATTTTAGAGTAATCACTCAGAGAAAAGCTCTAATTTGAACTACAAAAGTCAGCTGATCGTGCCTGTGCAAATAGTACTCTGGAGGGAAAGTCGTGTTGTCAAATATCTTCTGCCgaattttctttgcaaaagATGGGGAAAGCATAGCAGACGTGTATTCACTTGTATCAACAAAAGCAGGGTCGCCCAAATTCATTCGGATTGCAAACATGTGTTTCAACGCTTCAATCAGGCGGTGTAGACCAAGATCTCCGTTCGCAGCATCCGTGGTTCCATAGCTGTTGAAAATGTTCAGAACCTGTGTTTCGAAAGGCATTGCCATCGTCATCCCATTAGGATTGAAAACTAATGCTTTCATAAGCTATTGCATTTTCTGAAGAacaaaatggtaaaaaaaagaaTTCGGAAAGAGAAACCACCCACCAAAGACAGCCCCAATGTTCCACTCGAAGGAGGAGGCATTCCGAAAACAGCGTAGCCCAACACATTCGCAGCCATTGCATCCACAACATTCACCTTGTAATTCCTCAGATCCTCCATTGTCAAGATCCCACCAGCCTCTCTCACATCCTCGACTAATTTCTCGCCAAGAGTGCCGTTATAGAATGCTTGTGGCCCAAGTTCTGCCACCGCCTCTAAGCTCCGGCCAAGTTCCACATTGTAGCATGTATCGCCTGCCTTTAACATCTTCCCATTTGGTGCAAACACTTGCCTCAAGCCAGGATCGCTTAAAATTTTATCTCCATGTGTACTTAGATATCCTCCCAGATAAGGAGCAACTATGTATCCATCTCTAGCAAGTTTTATTGCAGGTTGAAATAAAGTCCTCCAAGCAATACGCCCGTATTGCAACCAAGCTTCATGGAGACCGGCTATCTCACCCGGAACTCCCATAGACAGTGCACCTTCAGCCTTGGCTTTGGGATTGCTCGCATACATATTCTGTTTGTTTACAATGACAACGATCAGCCTAAAGGATTAGATTAGACCCATTGGCAGGACTCTTTAAGAAAACCTCACTTTATGCTAAATTTTCTTCAACTTCCATCATATCCACTGACATGGTTGATTCTTTTAGGTTTCTAGTCTCTGATGTTATTCGCTTCGATTAACCTGAAATCGAACTTCTAAAGGACCATTCTAGACCATAATGGATCAACAATGTCTATAAATGCGATCAAAGTCGAAGAAAATCAAACAGAAGTGAGGTTTCATAATGCGTCCGGTCTTCCTATACAATATCTCTACGAACAAAACTAGCATTTCAGCCAAAAAGATAGAATTTTTAGACCTGTGAAGCAGCTAATGGGGCAGTTTCCCTCATGTCAAAAGCTTGGGTTTGGGAGGTTGCTGAAGATCTCACTAGCATGAAACCTCCACCTCCAATCCCACTTGCCATGGAATTAACAACACCAAGGCACAATGCAGTTGCCACTGCTGCATCAACAGCATGCCCTCCCTGCCTGAGCATCGACGCTCCAATTTCGGAACACCTGGCATCATCTGCAGCAACAACTCCATTTCCTGACTCAACAATGTCAGATTCATTGCCTCCAAATTTCCCCTCATTGTTTTTGTTTGCTCCTTCAAGTAACCAGCCCTTTGTGTCCCCTCCAAATATAAGGCCTACAACtagaaaattaaatgaaaaatagaAATGGTCAATTATTAAAGCATTTATCTTTACAATGTGTGGCCAAGAATTATGCTTCTACTTTGTATAAACAagaaccttaaaaaaaaaaaaaaaagggtagataccaattttctgattttgtttctaAATAAATCACAGTTTGACGTGTGtgcataaattttttatttttttgtaattttggtgagataagaggtcgcacttggtgcgatggcaagtgccttcgcccatgagcggtaggtctccggttcgagacttgggagcagcctcttcataaatgggggtaaggttagccgacattcacctctcccagacccagcgtaaagcgggagccttgtgcactgggtacaacctttttttgtaattttggtgAGATCCAATTGAATTGCTTCATAACCTTGACAAGGAAAATTATCCGgagaaaataaaatgtaaaacttATAGTGGAAATTAAGCTATGAGAGAACGATCGAGTTGAAATTATGAATATTTTGGTCTCCTCCATAGCTGCAGTCTGCAGGGTTGAGCACCACAGACTTGCCTTTTATGAACTCAATCATGTTGATCAAACAGAAAAACAGAAAATCGGGGTTCCATAATCAAAGAAAACTGAAAGTTTTTACAATATCAAAAACCAGAACACAaagatcacacacacacacacacatatatatgatcagagatatatatatatatatatatatatatatatatatatatatatagagagagagagagagagagagagagagagagagagagagaactgacAGATGATGATGGCTAAAAATGTAAATAGGAGGAGCCAGAGAGGTCTGGCAGTCTTTTTGCTGTTATTGGCCAAACCATGACTGCCCAAGAGTGGAGCTTCCAAGCTCTGCTCCCCCATTATTCCTCTCTGTTGTTCTGAGACTCACCAAGGGAGAGAAGGTTAGGTGCTTTTGACAGGGAAAAGTAGTTATACTTGTTTCTTTGCGTGGCACTCTCCCTAGATATTTTCTATGAAATAATAGTTGTGGTGAGACATGACAAATGTACATTTGTCACAGAAAATAACGCATTTGTCACCGTTATAAGGAGAGGATGGTTACatacatttatatatttataccaAACAAGAACATAAGGACATAAGGACATaaggagagaaagaggaagatgGTTTGGTTTTAATCCGGAATTGACTTCTACACacccttatttatttcattttaaattgagtagagtaaaagaaaatgaagaaataaaacatCGAAAGAGAAAAATGATGTGCATAAATCGTATCTCTTAATTTAGTTCCCATTGTGGCCCAACACAGAGTTTTGAATCTTATAGGATTTTTCTCTTTCAAtccataaaacaaaaaatagac
Above is a window of Malus sylvestris chromosome 15, drMalSylv7.2, whole genome shotgun sequence DNA encoding:
- the LOC126604033 gene encoding glutathione hydrolase 3 — its product is MGEQSLEAPLLGSHGLANNSKKTARPLWLLLFTFLAIIIFVGLIFGGDTKGWLLEGANKNNEGKFGGNESDIVESGNGVVAADDARCSEIGASMLRQGGHAVDAAVATALCLGVVNSMASGIGGGGFMLVRSSATSQTQAFDMRETAPLAASQNMYASNPKAKAEGALSMGVPGEIAGLHEAWLQYGRIAWRTLFQPAIKLARDGYIVAPYLGGYLSTHGDKILSDPGLRQVFAPNGKMLKAGDTCYNVELGRSLEAVAELGPQAFYNGTLGEKLVEDVREAGGILTMEDLRNYKVNVVDAMAANVLGYAVFGMPPPSSGTLGLSLVLNIFNSYGTTDAANGDLGLHRLIEALKHMFAIRMNLGDPAFVDTSEYTSAMLSPSFAKKIRQKIFDNTTFPPEYYLHRWSQLRDHGTSHFCIVDADRNAVSVTSTVNYPFGGGVLSPSTGIILNNEMDDFSTPTEVSPDHLPPAPANFIEPNKRPLSSMTPLIITKDNQLAGVLGGSGGMNIIPAVTQVFLNHFVLGMDPLDAVQSPRIYHRLIPNIVSYENMTVIDGDHIELSDERKLFLLERGHKMQAKAGEAITQLVVQSLRNPANIGRKSGKNSTEEIFHGRLTAVSDPRKDGRPAAV